A window from Bos mutus isolate GX-2022 chromosome 1, NWIPB_WYAK_1.1, whole genome shotgun sequence encodes these proteins:
- the DBR1 gene encoding lariat debranching enzyme: MRVAVAGCCHGELDKIYETLALAERRGPGRIDLLLCCGDFQAVRNEADLRCMAVPPKYRHMQTFYRYYSGEKKAPVLTIFIGGNHEASNHLQELPYGGWVAPNIYYLGLAGVVKYRGVRIGGISGIFKSHDYRKGHFECPPYNAATVRSIYHVRNIEVYKLKQLKQPMDIFLSHDWPRSIYHYGNKKQLLKTKSFFRQEVENNTLGSPAASELLEHLKPTYWFSAHLHVKFAALMQHQTMDKEQSTKATKFLALDKCLPHRDFLQVIEVEHDPSAPDYLEYDAEWLTVLRATDDLINVTERLWNMPENNGLHTRWDYSATKEAINEVLEKLNHDLKVPNNFSITAACYDPSKPQTQMQLVHRISPQTTEFCAQLGITDINVRLQKAKEDQHLCGDYEGQDDTEGNDSGEDPSEYNTDTSALSSINPDEIMLDEEEEYDDSIVSAHSDTNTPSVEPSCDQASDFSASFSDIRILPSSMTVSSDDTSGSPVCKEGNSGDPVDLGDGKDLTTVPLKRLSDEHEPEQRKKIKRRNQAIYAAVDDNDTA, translated from the exons ATGCGCGTGGCTGTGGCCGGCTGTTGCCACGGCGAGCTGGACAAGATCTATGAGACGCTGGCGCTGGCGGAGCGGCGCGGCCCGGGGCGGATAGACCTTCTGCTCTGCTGCGGCGACTTCCAGGCAGTGCGCAACGAGGCCGACCTGCGTTGCATGGCCGTGCCGCCCAAGTACCGCCACATGCAAACCTTCTACAG GTATTACTCTGGGGAGAAGAAGGCCCCAGTTCTCACGATTTTCATTGGGGGAAACCATGAAGCCTCAAATCATTTGCAAGAGTTACCCTACGGTGGCTGGGTAGCaccaaacatttattatttag GTTTGGCAGGAGTAGTAAAATACCGAGGAGTAAGAATTGGTGGAATCTCTGGTATCTTTAAATCTCATGACTATCGAAAAG GTCATTTTGAGTGCCCCCCTTATAATGCAGCTACAGTAAGGAGTATATATCATGTGAGAAATATTGAAGTCTACAAATTAAAACAG ctgaAGCAGCCTATGGACATATTCTTATCTCATGATTGGCCAAGAAGTATCTATCATTATGGAAACAAGAAGCAACTTCTTAAGACTAAATCTTTTTTCCGACAAGAAGTGGAAAATAACACACTAGGAAGTCCCGCTGCCTCCGAGCTTTTAGAGCACTTAAAACCTACTTACTGGTTTTCCGCCCACCTACATGTAAAGTTTGCAGCCTTGATGCAGCACCAG ACCATGGATAAAGAACAGTCAACCAAAGCAACCAAATTTCTAGCCTTGGACAAGTGCTTACCACACAGAGACTTTCTTCAg GTAATAGAAGTAGAACATGACCCCAGTGCTCCTGATTACTTGGAATATGATGCTGAATGGCTCACTGTTCTCAGGGCTACTGATGATCTTATTAATGTGACTGAGCGCCTGTGGAATATGCCTGAGAATAATGGCCTGCATACAAG ATGGGATTACAGTGCAACAAAAGAAGCTATTAACGAAGTACTGGAGAAATTGAATCATGACCTCAAAGTTCCAAATAACTTTAGTATAACAGCTGCTTGTTATGACCCTAGCAAGCCACAGACACAGATGCAGTTGGTTCATAGGATCAGTCCTCAGACGACTGAATTTTGTGCCCAACTTGGCATCACAGACATTAACGTCAGGCTTCAGAAGGCCAAGGAAGACCAGCACTTGTGTGGTGACTATGAAGGGCAGGATGACACGGAGGGTAATGACTCTGGAGAAGACCCTAGTGAATATAACACAGACACATCTGCCCTGTCCTCTATTAATCCAGATGAGATCATGTTAGATGAAGAAGAGGAGTATGATGATAGTATTGTAAGTGCACACAGTGACACGAATACACCGTCTGTAGAACCGTCTTGTGATCAAGCTTCTGACTTTTCTGCAAGCTTCTCTGACATCAGGATCTTGCCAAGTTCCATGACTGTATCTTCTGACGATACATCGGGTTCCCCAGTGTGCAAGGAGGGGAATTctggtgaccctgtggacttgGGGGATGGAAAGGACTTAACCACGGTGCCACTGAAGAGGCTGAGTGATGAACATGAACctgaacaaagaaagaaaatcaagagaaGGAATCAAGCCATCTATGCCGCAGTGGATGATAATGATACAGCCTGA